From a single Gimesia fumaroli genomic region:
- a CDS encoding OprO/OprP family phosphate-selective porin: protein MRTFMKLTGILVLAGAIVPSPSVFAEDTKINSDQLERLLERLETAEKRIQELEHQKQDEKLQTPPPAPALPPQLKKVGGGLDDSEELLINSFRNDAGDPALESRLSSLEEDWKKFSESEQAKKAKDASKATTLKVFGRIHLDSWNFSDSTPGIAAFNNPGDPMDPENRFEFRRLRIGVSGDIKDNMLYKFEYDFGNPGNPAFKDVYMGWKDLPVFQTLLVGNQKRPLGMDHLNSSRYNTFLERPLVIEAFNEDARRLGICAYGVSEDETWNWRYGIFNLENIAGDGQYVGDAGQMSVNGRLAGTPWYDETSGGRGYLHLGIADMWANPDGDATGSGTDNNEARFRTRPEARTGSTRWLDTGRIAGATWFNTLGFEAMLNVGSFSVVSEYQVTNVGRGSSGSDLTFEGAYVQAAYFLTGEYQPIDRKSGTIARVKPLENFFLVNTCDGDTASGWGAWQVAARYSYLDLSNGNVTGGDERNWTLGLVWWWNSHARMQFNYIHAEIDDRGPIDGYTGGKSDIFGTRFMVDF from the coding sequence ATGCGCACATTCATGAAACTGACGGGGATTTTAGTCCTCGCGGGGGCAATTGTACCCTCTCCAAGTGTCTTTGCAGAAGATACGAAAATCAATTCTGATCAACTGGAACGCCTGCTGGAGCGATTAGAAACCGCCGAAAAGCGAATCCAGGAATTAGAACATCAGAAACAGGATGAAAAACTGCAAACTCCGCCTCCGGCACCCGCTCTTCCGCCTCAGCTGAAAAAAGTGGGTGGTGGTCTCGATGATTCGGAAGAATTGCTGATCAACAGTTTCCGAAATGATGCCGGAGACCCGGCATTAGAAAGCCGTCTATCCAGTCTCGAAGAAGACTGGAAAAAGTTCAGCGAATCCGAGCAGGCAAAGAAAGCTAAAGACGCCTCCAAAGCAACAACATTGAAAGTCTTTGGTCGAATTCACCTGGATAGCTGGAATTTTTCTGACAGTACTCCCGGTATTGCCGCCTTCAATAACCCTGGTGACCCGATGGATCCGGAGAACCGGTTTGAGTTCCGCCGTCTGCGTATTGGTGTTTCCGGTGACATCAAAGATAACATGCTCTACAAGTTTGAGTATGACTTTGGTAATCCCGGAAATCCTGCCTTCAAAGATGTTTATATGGGATGGAAAGATCTGCCCGTCTTTCAGACACTCTTAGTTGGTAATCAGAAACGGCCTCTGGGTATGGATCACCTTAACAGTAGTCGATACAACACATTCCTGGAACGTCCTCTGGTGATTGAAGCGTTCAATGAAGATGCCCGGCGTCTGGGGATCTGTGCTTATGGTGTTTCGGAAGATGAAACCTGGAACTGGCGCTACGGTATCTTTAACTTGGAAAACATTGCCGGTGATGGCCAATACGTGGGTGATGCAGGGCAGATGAGTGTCAACGGTCGTCTGGCAGGAACTCCCTGGTACGATGAAACATCCGGTGGTCGCGGTTACCTGCACCTGGGTATTGCCGACATGTGGGCAAATCCTGATGGTGATGCCACCGGTTCCGGAACGGATAACAATGAAGCCCGTTTCCGGACACGCCCCGAAGCACGTACGGGAAGTACTCGCTGGTTGGATACTGGTCGGATCGCTGGTGCAACCTGGTTTAATACACTTGGATTTGAAGCCATGTTAAACGTGGGTTCCTTCTCAGTTGTCAGTGAATATCAGGTTACGAATGTTGGTCGCGGCAGTTCTGGTTCCGACCTGACATTTGAAGGTGCTTATGTGCAGGCGGCTTACTTCCTGACTGGCGAATACCAGCCTATCGACCGGAAATCGGGAACGATTGCTCGTGTTAAACCTCTGGAAAACTTCTTCCTTGTCAATACTTGTGATGGAGATACGGCCAGTGGTTGGGGTGCCTGGCAGGTGGCTGCACGTTACTCATACCTTGACTTAAGTAACGGCAATGTGACTGGCGGTGACGAACGCAACTGGACGCTGGGATTGGTCTGGTGGTGGAACTCTCACGCTCGTATGCAGTTTAACTATATCCATGCGGAAATTGATGATCGTGGTCCGATCGATGGCTATACCGGCGGTAAGTCAGACATCTTTGGTACACGATTCATGGTCGACTTCTAA
- a CDS encoding ZIP family metal transporter — MKPLSPFKNDVKLTLFLLMIPLVLFLVAPGFFISRATMAAEHTHPHPESENTPEEPTEISPQKTGKTWAYTLLGIYCSVIVFSSLLGGWLPSLIRLTHTRMETLISFVGGLMLGIGVFHLLPHAVAEMGSVDRAVWWMMVGIVTLFFLLRTFHFHQHGTVKLDEEEDHKHDHDHDCDHHHAHAPVHSHNHSHQLSWIGIALGLALHTLIDGLALGASIIAEQHHEVFLSLFGLGTFLAITLHKPLDAVSITSLMAAGGWSAGWRNAVNIGFALMCPLGALLFFLGVQQFSGIQHIIIGCALAFSAGVFICISLGDLLPEMEFHSHNRFRLSFVLLLGIALAYGIGFIEPGHVHDHGGQSEDSHDHDHKHEH; from the coding sequence ATGAAACCTCTTTCTCCTTTTAAGAATGACGTTAAATTAACGCTGTTCCTGCTGATGATCCCCCTGGTTCTGTTCCTGGTCGCACCCGGTTTTTTCATTTCGCGCGCCACCATGGCCGCCGAACACACTCATCCGCATCCAGAATCGGAAAACACACCAGAGGAACCCACAGAAATATCCCCACAGAAAACCGGCAAAACGTGGGCGTATACTCTGCTGGGAATCTATTGCAGTGTGATCGTCTTTTCATCACTGTTAGGGGGCTGGCTTCCTTCACTGATCCGATTAACACACACGCGCATGGAAACGTTAATCAGTTTCGTAGGTGGCCTCATGCTGGGAATTGGCGTGTTCCATCTGCTGCCGCACGCAGTCGCGGAAATGGGGTCCGTAGATCGCGCTGTCTGGTGGATGATGGTGGGAATCGTGACACTCTTCTTCTTACTGCGAACGTTCCACTTTCACCAACATGGAACCGTGAAACTTGATGAGGAAGAAGACCACAAACACGACCATGATCATGACTGTGATCATCATCACGCGCACGCCCCGGTACACTCCCATAACCATTCACACCAATTGAGTTGGATCGGGATTGCACTCGGTCTGGCACTGCACACGCTGATTGACGGGCTGGCACTGGGTGCCAGCATCATCGCCGAACAACATCATGAAGTCTTTCTGTCTCTTTTCGGGTTGGGAACATTTCTGGCGATTACTCTGCACAAACCGTTAGACGCGGTTTCCATCACCTCTCTGATGGCCGCCGGGGGCTGGTCTGCAGGCTGGCGAAATGCGGTCAATATCGGTTTCGCTTTGATGTGTCCTCTGGGTGCGCTCCTGTTTTTCCTGGGCGTTCAGCAGTTTTCCGGTATTCAGCATATCATCATTGGATGTGCCCTCGCCTTTTCCGCTGGCGTTTTTATCTGTATCTCACTGGGAGATTTGCTGCCAGAAATGGAATTTCATTCCCACAATCGGTTCCGACTCTCGTTTGTGTTATTGCTGGGAATCGCATTGGCTTATGGCATCGGATTTATTGAGCCTGGACACGTGCATGATCATGGCGGCCAATCCGAAGATTCGCATGACCACGACCACAAACATGAGCACTAG
- a CDS encoding Fur family transcriptional regulator codes for MKNLSQAEEIDEIRTLVRNSGLRSTAARITVIQFLRKATSPLTHAEIAEDLTPMGFDKATVYRNLIDLAEAGLVKRTELGDHAWRFELRNPDEPEDAEHPHFVCTECGSVSCLHDVEFKTPKNKQWAQVGTVTEILLKGICSECEEN; via the coding sequence ATGAAAAATCTGTCCCAGGCAGAAGAAATTGATGAAATACGCACGCTAGTGCGCAATAGTGGTTTGCGAAGCACTGCAGCTCGGATTACCGTGATTCAATTTTTGCGCAAGGCGACTTCACCTCTCACTCATGCTGAGATCGCAGAAGATCTGACTCCGATGGGGTTTGATAAGGCAACCGTGTATCGCAATCTAATCGATCTTGCTGAAGCGGGACTTGTCAAGCGGACCGAACTGGGAGACCATGCGTGGCGGTTTGAGCTGCGCAATCCGGATGAACCGGAAGATGCAGAGCACCCTCATTTTGTCTGCACCGAATGCGGCAGTGTTTCCTGCCTGCACGACGTTGAGTTCAAGACGCCCAAAAATAAGCAATGGGCTCAAGTCGGCACAGTCACGGAAATACTGTTGAAGGGCATTTGCAGCGAGTGCGAGGAAAATTGA